In the genome of Bremerella sp. JC817, the window GCAATCGCAGCCAGCAACAGCAGGGCGGTGGCGATCACCAGCAGGTCCGACAAACCGAACGATCGATGACGATCCATAAGGGAAAAAGCTCCTCAGAATGAAAGTTGCCCGTCGGCTTAAAAATCGCCCAGGACGTTGCCGTCGGCTCGGTTGCACAAGTTGACGAACGTCTCGTACTCGACGGTTTCCGCGAGACTACGAGTCGAACCGTCGGCCAGCATAATGGTCATCACGCCGGGATGAAAGCTGTAAGGCGAGGCGGTGTTGTCAATGTTCACGTAGGCTCGACAATCATCGCATCCCTTGGCACTACCATCGGCAGCCCAGTTGTAGATCATTACGCCGTTGTTGCCGGACCAGGGACCATGGCCGTAGTTCTGCGCGTTGGTGGTCTCTTGCTGCTGACCATTGTGCCAATTGGTTGGCTTGCCGGCCATTTCAAACAACAGAAGCGTGTTGCTGGTGCCATCGGTGATTTCAGCGAACTTGGTCGCTCCCGTTTCACGCAAGATCCCTACGTCGCGACCTGGCACGTCGGTATGGGCTCCGCTCGCATCAAGCATATGGATACCGCGAACACCTTGATAGTCGGTCGGCGCCCCGACGACATCGGGATCGAGCGACGAGACATCGGTCGTCCAACTGACGTTCCAGCCAGCATACAGTGGAGTTTGACGATCGCTGCCAGGGGCACTTGGGCAAAGGTACGACTGGATCTGGGTCTGCACGGCCTGGCGATTGACGATGTCGTCGAAACCGAAGTGCTGCTTGTACTGATCGGATAAGTTGCCTTGTTCGACGAACGGCATGATCATCGCCAGGAAGCCAGTGACGACCTTCTTACTGTTGCCACTCGAATCGACGCCGTTCCACAGCAGACGCCCCGGCGGCAGCGTGCGAAACGTATCGTGATAGTTGTGACACGCCAAACCGACTTGGCGCATGTTATTCGAACAAGACATCCGTCGGGCAGCTTCTCGGGCCTGTTGGACGGCGGG includes:
- a CDS encoding DUF1559 domain-containing protein; amino-acid sequence: MPRPRHFGFTLVELLVVIAIIGVLIALLLPAVQQAREAARRMSCSNNMRQVGLACHNYHDTFRTLPPGRLLWNGVDSSGNSKKVVTGFLAMIMPFVEQGNLSDQYKQHFGFDDIVNRQAVQTQIQSYLCPSAPGSDRQTPLYAGWNVSWTTDVSSLDPDVVGAPTDYQGVRGIHMLDASGAHTDVPGRDVGILRETGATKFAEITDGTSNTLLLFEMAGKPTNWHNGQQQETTNAQNYGHGPWSGNNGVMIYNWAADGSAKGCDDCRAYVNIDNTASPYSFHPGVMTIMLADGSTRSLAETVEYETFVNLCNRADGNVLGDF